A genome region from Bufo gargarizans isolate SCDJY-AF-19 chromosome 2, ASM1485885v1, whole genome shotgun sequence includes the following:
- the LOC122926158 gene encoding protein ANTAGONIST OF LIKE HETEROCHROMATIN PROTEIN 1-like has protein sequence MEVIQQLVFSLLAFWCMVVKIHAALYDRTLQAAKRNTAEKRRKLQSWILSREEKYSLVRQRQRQRRQILLLSLKQRRRPVIWALPRSNEWWDVTVLGFTHTQWLRNFRMSEETFGYLCAKVSPAMKKQSTNFRASLPVKKRVAIALWKLATNSEYRSIGHLFGVSKSTVCRCVQDFCKAVCTLLAPEIVHFPDSEKLKDMANYFEDRWGLPQCVGAIDGSHIPIIAPQVYHTDYFNRKGWHSIILQGVVDGKGLFWSVNVGKPGSLHDARVLRLSTFWDWVGQGGLYSGHTRNISGVNVGYYVLGDSAYPLQNWLLKPFADNGRLTPEQQIYNRKTSRARVVVENAFGRLKGRWRCLMKRNDSDIELAKAMVLTCCALHNICERHGEDFYQDWNTNAEEPVRVVAQDMEEECNEVRQALMRHLNT, from the coding sequence ATGGAGGTCATCCAGCAGCTCGTGTTTTCACTACTTGCATTTTGGTGCATGGTAGTTAAAATACATGCTGCTCTGTATGACAGAACATTGCAAGCGGCAAAGAGAAATACAGCAGAAAAGAGAAGAAAACTTCAATCTTGGATCTTGAGCCGGGAGGAGAAATACAGCCTTGTGCgacaaagacaaagacaaagacgGCAGATACTTCTCCTTTCGTTAAAGCAGCGCCGCCGACCAGTCATTTGGGCTCTACCCCGTTCAAATGAGTGGTGGGATGTGACCGTCCTTGgatttacacacacacagtggctgCGCAATTTCAGAATGTCGGAGGAAACCTTTGGATACCTTTGTGCAAAGGTAAGTCCAGCAATGAAGAAGCAAAGCACCAACTTCAGAGCTAGTTTGCCAGTGAAGAAAAGAGTTGCCATTGCACTGTGGAAGCTGGCTACCAACAGTGAATACCGAAGTATAGGCCACCTTTTCGGTGTGAGCAAATCAACAGTGTGCCGGTGTGTGCAGGACTTCTGTAAGGCTGTCTGCACTTTGCTAGCTCCTGAGATTGTTCATTTTCCAGACAGTGAAAAGCTAAAAGACATGGCTAACTACTTTGAGGACAGGTGGGGCCTTCCACAGTGTGTTGGCGCTATTGATGGTTCACACATACCAATAATAGCACCACAAGTATACCACACTGACTATTTTAACCGCAAAGGCTGGCATTCCATCATCCTCCAGGGAGTAGTGGATGGAAAAGGACTATTCTGGAGTGTGAATGTGGGAAAACCTGGAAGTTTGCATGATGCTCGAGTTCTAAGATTGTCAACATTTTGGGACTGGGTGGGCCAGGGAGGCCTGTACTCTGGTCACACTAGGAACATTTCAGGGGTGAATGTTGGCTATTATGTGCTCGGGGATTCTGCATACCCTTTACAAAATTGGCTCCTGAAACCATTTGCTGACAATGGCCGCCTGACACCAGAACAGCAAATCTACAACAGGAAAACATCCAGGGCAAGGGTGGTTGTGGAGAATGCATTTGGAAGACTAAAGGGTAGATGGCGGTGTCTTATGAAAAGGAATGACAGTGACATTGAACTTGCAAAAGCCATGGTGCTTACTTGCTGTGCTCTTCACAATATTTGTGAAAGACATGGAGAAGACTTCTACCAGGACTGGAATACGAATGCAGAAGAGCCAGTACGGGTAGTAGCACAGGATATGGAGGAAGAGTGCAATGAGGTACGTCAGGCTCTGATGCGACACCTTAACACTTAA